Proteins from one Malaya genurostris strain Urasoe2022 chromosome 2, Malgen_1.1, whole genome shotgun sequence genomic window:
- the LOC131432146 gene encoding rap1 GTPase-activating protein 1 isoform X5, which yields MGGWTTAASNAKQNGLPTTPSKSATTSPDRLRGATHDLFELLERVQCSRLDDQRCVLPSYFTQNSREERISNPHGNNNDTTNNLTVQMSQQQQQQQQQQQQTRTLLRHSNSMSSNPHSNSSSTPASPHLLSNSSSGHLHHTLSNGSSLHHHPQYQSQSSVSSQSSSIISAIPPLQRLLEDHLSKAAPYPMIVLPNHGGYWIDGTDHDSGYDVPSLTTWRVGKIESDDTAKCYRRFFISREHSNLVGHDDQLGPVLLSIKSENVASQDHIRILLRLRTGTMHEIIPASCLGSNPSPIKMARLLNEQINVDSFMPVLCPKASTLIASYDEHVLVTNFKFGVLYQRYGQTAEEELFCNSDTTPAFEEFLDLLGQRIRLRDHKGYRGGLDIQNGHTGDTAVYEVFKEREIMFHVSTLLPYTEGDPQQLQRKRHIGNDIVAIVFQEENTPFSPAMIASHFLHAFIVVQPLEPNTPNCRYKISVTARDDVPFFGPTLPQPSVFKKGPELKEFLLTKLINAENACYKADKFAQLELRTRTSLLQNLVDELKEKTRDFLGADLLGAPTSPTPETPKSEGGFTGSRFIDTVKKALNARLRSQNSDPTNGIDSNQKHSIKKSKEISDAPFGSGQGINIGRSLSKSSTTGSRKSPNDSVASSPDITSRCSLNPNNLNNNNNNSNATNNNHGAIGGHGPKGPSNNNNNNNGPVAMSETSDDSSLNSVDLDPMVFPNVDAGATYIDSDTGLESMSSADATTKACSLCLDGGDRTERSTNGGGSVVSVSIGTGSTGGDSIRDLRSSTGSNAAMGCVGSAGSGPGAGLIMAQEVVQQLDGFKQEITRLKCDKLDLLRQNVTCQRDIKRLRERELSLQGDLAAAGKEILRLRDLLKEYMPAAATEPM from the exons AATTCCCGTGAAGAACGAATCTCCAATCCTCACGGCAACAACAATGACACGACGAACAATCTCACCGTTCAAATGtctcaacaacaacagcagcagcagcaacaacaacaacaaacccgAACCCTTCTGCGGCACTCGAACTCAATGTCCTCGAATCCACACTCGAACTCTAGCTCGACTCCAGCGTCGCCGCATCTGCTCTCCAATAGCAGCAGCGGACACCTGCATCATACGCTCTCGAATGGCAGCTCCCTGCACCATCATCCGCAGTACCAGAGCCAATCGTCGGTAAGCTCCCAAAGTTCGTCAATCATTTCGGCAATCCCACCGCTTCAACGATTGCTAGAGGATCACCTCAGCAAAGCTGCCCCTTATCCGATGATTGTGCTACCGAACCACGGTGGTTACTGGATTGATGGAACCGATCATGATTCGGGATACGATGTTCCGTCACTGACGACTTGGCGAGTTGGAAAGATCGAATCCGATGATACGGCCAAGTGCTACCGACGGTTTTTCATCTCGCGTGAACACTCCAATCTGGTAGGTCACGATGATCAGCTTGGGCCGGTGTTACTCTCAATCAAATCGGAAAATGTAGCAAGTCAGGATCATATTCGAATACTGCTCCGGTTACGGACAGGAACCATGCATGAAATCATTCCAGCCTCTTGTCTCGGATCGAACCCATCACCGATTAAAATGGCACGGCTTCTGAACGAACAGATCAACGTGGACAGCTTTATGCCGGTGTTGTGCCCCAAAGCATCCACCTTGATTGCGAGCTACGATGAGCATGTGTTAGtcacaaatttcaaatttggtgTTCTCTACCAACGCTACGGTCAAACGGCCGAAGAGGAACTGTTCTGTAACAGTGATACGACGCCGGCTTTCGAGGAATTCCTTGATCTACTAGGTCAGCGAATACGATTACGCGATCACAAGGGTTACCGAGGGGGACTGGATATTCAGAATGGTCATACTGGCGATACTGCTGTCTACGAAGTGTTCAAAGAACGGGAAATCATGTTCCACGTATCTACGCTGCTACCGTACACCGAAGGTGATCCTCAACAGTTGCAACGGAAGCGACACATCGGTAACGATATCGTAGCGATCGTGTTTCAGGAAGAAAACACTCCCTTTTCACCGGCAATGATTGCGAGTCACTTCCTCCATGCATTCATCGTGGTTCAACCGCTAGAACCCAACACTCCCAACTGCCGCTATAAGATTTCAGTGACTGCTCGAGATGACGTACCGTTTTTCGGCCCAACTCTTCCCCAACCATCAGTATTTAAGAAGGGACCTGAGCTAAAAGAGTTTCTACTAACCAAACTGATCAACGCCGAAAATGCCTGCTACAAAGCGGACAAATTTGCGCAACTAGAACTACGAACCAGGACTTCGCTGCTGCAAAACCTGGTCGACGAACTGAAGGAGAAAACACGAGATTTCCTGGGAGCCGATCTGCTAGGAGCTCCAACGTCGCCCACTCCGGAAACACCCAAATCCGAGGGTGGCTTCACTGGTTCGCGTTTCATCGATACCGTGAAGAAAGCGCTTAACGCCAGATTGCGATCTCAGAACTCGGATCCCACCAACGGAATAGATTCcaatcaaaaacattcaatcAAAAAGTCCAAAGAGATTTCCGACGCTCCCTTCGGATCCGGACAGGGAATCAAC ATTGGTCGATCGCTTTCGAAAAGCAGTACAACGGGATCACGGAAATCGCCTAACGATTCGGTAGCCTCCTCACCTGACATCACTTCTCGCTGTTCGCTAAATCCAAACAATctgaataataataacaacaacagcaacgcaACTAACAATAACCATGGCGCCATTGGGGGTCACGGACCGAAAGGACCcagtaacaacaataacaacaacaacggaCCAGTCGCAATGTCCGAAACGAGTGATGATTCCAGTCTCAACAGTGTTGATCTCGATCCTATGG TTTTCCCAAACGTAGATGCCGGAGCGACCTACATCGATAGTGATACGGGGCTAGAATCGATGTCGTCGGCGGATGCGACTACGAAGGCTTGCTCGCTTTGTCTGGACGGAGGCGACCGGACGGAACGATCGACCAACGGTGGCGGCAGTGTGGTCAGCGTTAGCATCGGTACCGGCAGTACCGGTGGGGACAGCATTCGGGATCTCCGGAGCAGCACCGGTAGCAATGCTGCTATGGGATGTGTCGGCAGTGCCGGTTCCGGTCCTGGTGCCGGACTGATTATGGCGCAGGAAGTGGTACAGCAGCTCGACGGGTTCAAGCAGGAAATTACCCGACTCAAGTGTGATAAGCTGGATCTGCTGCGACAGAATGTG ACCTGCCAGCGAGACATCAAACGGCTCCGGGAACGGGAACTATCGTTGCAGGGCGATCTGGCTGCGGCCGGCAAAGAGATTCTGCGGCTACGTGATCTGCTGAAGGAGTACATGCCGGCAGCGGCAACGGAACCAATGTAA
- the LOC131432146 gene encoding rap1 GTPase-activating protein 1 isoform X4 translates to MKYLSSGHRESYTLVVRKRRQHMGGWTTAASNAKQNGLPTTPSKSATTSPDRLRGATHDLFELLERVQCSRLDDQRCVLPSYFTQNSREERISNPHGNNNDTTNNLTVQMSQQQQQQQQQQQQTRTLLRHSNSMSSNPHSNSSSTPASPHLLSNSSSGHLHHTLSNGSSLHHHPQYQSQSSVSSQSSSIISAIPPLQRLLEDHLSKAAPYPMIVLPNHGGYWIDGTDHDSGYDVPSLTTWRVGKIESDDTAKCYRRFFISREHSNLVGHDDQLGPVLLSIKSENVASQDHIRILLRLRTGTMHEIIPASCLGSNPSPIKMARLLNEQINVDSFMPVLCPKASTLIASYDEHVLVTNFKFGVLYQRYGQTAEEELFCNSDTTPAFEEFLDLLGQRIRLRDHKGYRGGLDIQNGHTGDTAVYEVFKEREIMFHVSTLLPYTEGDPQQLQRKRHIGNDIVAIVFQEENTPFSPAMIASHFLHAFIVVQPLEPNTPNCRYKISVTARDDVPFFGPTLPQPSVFKKGPELKEFLLTKLINAENACYKADKFAQLELRTRTSLLQNLVDELKEKTRDFLGADLLGAPTSPTPETPKSEGGFTGSRFIDTVKKALNARLRSQNSDPTNGIDSNQKHSIKKSKEISDAPFGSGQGINIGRSLSKSSTTGSRKSPNDSVASSPDITSRCSLNPNNLNNNNNNSNATNNNHGAIGGHGPKGPSNNNNNNNGPVAMSETSDDSSLNSVDLDPMVFPNVDAGATYIDSDTGLESMSSADATTKACSLCLDGGDRTERSTNGGGSVVSVSIGTGSTGGDSIRDLRSSTGSNAAMGCVGSAGSGPGAGLIMAQEVVQQLDGFKQEITRLKCDKLDLLRQNVTCQRDIKRLRERELSLQGDLAAAGKEILRLRDLLKEYMPAAATEPM, encoded by the exons AATTCCCGTGAAGAACGAATCTCCAATCCTCACGGCAACAACAATGACACGACGAACAATCTCACCGTTCAAATGtctcaacaacaacagcagcagcagcaacaacaacaacaaacccgAACCCTTCTGCGGCACTCGAACTCAATGTCCTCGAATCCACACTCGAACTCTAGCTCGACTCCAGCGTCGCCGCATCTGCTCTCCAATAGCAGCAGCGGACACCTGCATCATACGCTCTCGAATGGCAGCTCCCTGCACCATCATCCGCAGTACCAGAGCCAATCGTCGGTAAGCTCCCAAAGTTCGTCAATCATTTCGGCAATCCCACCGCTTCAACGATTGCTAGAGGATCACCTCAGCAAAGCTGCCCCTTATCCGATGATTGTGCTACCGAACCACGGTGGTTACTGGATTGATGGAACCGATCATGATTCGGGATACGATGTTCCGTCACTGACGACTTGGCGAGTTGGAAAGATCGAATCCGATGATACGGCCAAGTGCTACCGACGGTTTTTCATCTCGCGTGAACACTCCAATCTGGTAGGTCACGATGATCAGCTTGGGCCGGTGTTACTCTCAATCAAATCGGAAAATGTAGCAAGTCAGGATCATATTCGAATACTGCTCCGGTTACGGACAGGAACCATGCATGAAATCATTCCAGCCTCTTGTCTCGGATCGAACCCATCACCGATTAAAATGGCACGGCTTCTGAACGAACAGATCAACGTGGACAGCTTTATGCCGGTGTTGTGCCCCAAAGCATCCACCTTGATTGCGAGCTACGATGAGCATGTGTTAGtcacaaatttcaaatttggtgTTCTCTACCAACGCTACGGTCAAACGGCCGAAGAGGAACTGTTCTGTAACAGTGATACGACGCCGGCTTTCGAGGAATTCCTTGATCTACTAGGTCAGCGAATACGATTACGCGATCACAAGGGTTACCGAGGGGGACTGGATATTCAGAATGGTCATACTGGCGATACTGCTGTCTACGAAGTGTTCAAAGAACGGGAAATCATGTTCCACGTATCTACGCTGCTACCGTACACCGAAGGTGATCCTCAACAGTTGCAACGGAAGCGACACATCGGTAACGATATCGTAGCGATCGTGTTTCAGGAAGAAAACACTCCCTTTTCACCGGCAATGATTGCGAGTCACTTCCTCCATGCATTCATCGTGGTTCAACCGCTAGAACCCAACACTCCCAACTGCCGCTATAAGATTTCAGTGACTGCTCGAGATGACGTACCGTTTTTCGGCCCAACTCTTCCCCAACCATCAGTATTTAAGAAGGGACCTGAGCTAAAAGAGTTTCTACTAACCAAACTGATCAACGCCGAAAATGCCTGCTACAAAGCGGACAAATTTGCGCAACTAGAACTACGAACCAGGACTTCGCTGCTGCAAAACCTGGTCGACGAACTGAAGGAGAAAACACGAGATTTCCTGGGAGCCGATCTGCTAGGAGCTCCAACGTCGCCCACTCCGGAAACACCCAAATCCGAGGGTGGCTTCACTGGTTCGCGTTTCATCGATACCGTGAAGAAAGCGCTTAACGCCAGATTGCGATCTCAGAACTCGGATCCCACCAACGGAATAGATTCcaatcaaaaacattcaatcAAAAAGTCCAAAGAGATTTCCGACGCTCCCTTCGGATCCGGACAGGGAATCAAC ATTGGTCGATCGCTTTCGAAAAGCAGTACAACGGGATCACGGAAATCGCCTAACGATTCGGTAGCCTCCTCACCTGACATCACTTCTCGCTGTTCGCTAAATCCAAACAATctgaataataataacaacaacagcaacgcaACTAACAATAACCATGGCGCCATTGGGGGTCACGGACCGAAAGGACCcagtaacaacaataacaacaacaacggaCCAGTCGCAATGTCCGAAACGAGTGATGATTCCAGTCTCAACAGTGTTGATCTCGATCCTATGG TTTTCCCAAACGTAGATGCCGGAGCGACCTACATCGATAGTGATACGGGGCTAGAATCGATGTCGTCGGCGGATGCGACTACGAAGGCTTGCTCGCTTTGTCTGGACGGAGGCGACCGGACGGAACGATCGACCAACGGTGGCGGCAGTGTGGTCAGCGTTAGCATCGGTACCGGCAGTACCGGTGGGGACAGCATTCGGGATCTCCGGAGCAGCACCGGTAGCAATGCTGCTATGGGATGTGTCGGCAGTGCCGGTTCCGGTCCTGGTGCCGGACTGATTATGGCGCAGGAAGTGGTACAGCAGCTCGACGGGTTCAAGCAGGAAATTACCCGACTCAAGTGTGATAAGCTGGATCTGCTGCGACAGAATGTG ACCTGCCAGCGAGACATCAAACGGCTCCGGGAACGGGAACTATCGTTGCAGGGCGATCTGGCTGCGGCCGGCAAAGAGATTCTGCGGCTACGTGATCTGCTGAAGGAGTACATGCCGGCAGCGGCAACGGAACCAATGTAA
- the LOC131432146 gene encoding rap1 GTPase-activating protein 1 isoform X3 — MKYLSSGHRESYTLVVRKRYMKRMLRQHMGGWTTAASNAKQNGLPTTPSKSATTSPDRLRGATHDLFELLERVQCSRLDDQRCVLPSYFTQNSREERISNPHGNNNDTTNNLTVQMSQQQQQQQQQQQQTRTLLRHSNSMSSNPHSNSSSTPASPHLLSNSSSGHLHHTLSNGSSLHHHPQYQSQSSVSSQSSSIISAIPPLQRLLEDHLSKAAPYPMIVLPNHGGYWIDGTDHDSGYDVPSLTTWRVGKIESDDTAKCYRRFFISREHSNLVGHDDQLGPVLLSIKSENVASQDHIRILLRLRTGTMHEIIPASCLGSNPSPIKMARLLNEQINVDSFMPVLCPKASTLIASYDEHVLVTNFKFGVLYQRYGQTAEEELFCNSDTTPAFEEFLDLLGQRIRLRDHKGYRGGLDIQNGHTGDTAVYEVFKEREIMFHVSTLLPYTEGDPQQLQRKRHIGNDIVAIVFQEENTPFSPAMIASHFLHAFIVVQPLEPNTPNCRYKISVTARDDVPFFGPTLPQPSVFKKGPELKEFLLTKLINAENACYKADKFAQLELRTRTSLLQNLVDELKEKTRDFLGADLLGAPTSPTPETPKSEGGFTGSRFIDTVKKALNARLRSQNSDPTNGIDSNQKHSIKKSKEISDAPFGSGQGINIGRSLSKSSTTGSRKSPNDSVASSPDITSRCSLNPNNLNNNNNNSNATNNNHGAIGGHGPKGPSNNNNNNNGPVAMSETSDDSSLNSVDLDPMVFPNVDAGATYIDSDTGLESMSSADATTKACSLCLDGGDRTERSTNGGGSVVSVSIGTGSTGGDSIRDLRSSTGSNAAMGCVGSAGSGPGAGLIMAQEVVQQLDGFKQEITRLKCDKLDLLRQNVTCQRDIKRLRERELSLQGDLAAAGKEILRLRDLLKEYMPAAATEPM, encoded by the exons AATTCCCGTGAAGAACGAATCTCCAATCCTCACGGCAACAACAATGACACGACGAACAATCTCACCGTTCAAATGtctcaacaacaacagcagcagcagcaacaacaacaacaaacccgAACCCTTCTGCGGCACTCGAACTCAATGTCCTCGAATCCACACTCGAACTCTAGCTCGACTCCAGCGTCGCCGCATCTGCTCTCCAATAGCAGCAGCGGACACCTGCATCATACGCTCTCGAATGGCAGCTCCCTGCACCATCATCCGCAGTACCAGAGCCAATCGTCGGTAAGCTCCCAAAGTTCGTCAATCATTTCGGCAATCCCACCGCTTCAACGATTGCTAGAGGATCACCTCAGCAAAGCTGCCCCTTATCCGATGATTGTGCTACCGAACCACGGTGGTTACTGGATTGATGGAACCGATCATGATTCGGGATACGATGTTCCGTCACTGACGACTTGGCGAGTTGGAAAGATCGAATCCGATGATACGGCCAAGTGCTACCGACGGTTTTTCATCTCGCGTGAACACTCCAATCTGGTAGGTCACGATGATCAGCTTGGGCCGGTGTTACTCTCAATCAAATCGGAAAATGTAGCAAGTCAGGATCATATTCGAATACTGCTCCGGTTACGGACAGGAACCATGCATGAAATCATTCCAGCCTCTTGTCTCGGATCGAACCCATCACCGATTAAAATGGCACGGCTTCTGAACGAACAGATCAACGTGGACAGCTTTATGCCGGTGTTGTGCCCCAAAGCATCCACCTTGATTGCGAGCTACGATGAGCATGTGTTAGtcacaaatttcaaatttggtgTTCTCTACCAACGCTACGGTCAAACGGCCGAAGAGGAACTGTTCTGTAACAGTGATACGACGCCGGCTTTCGAGGAATTCCTTGATCTACTAGGTCAGCGAATACGATTACGCGATCACAAGGGTTACCGAGGGGGACTGGATATTCAGAATGGTCATACTGGCGATACTGCTGTCTACGAAGTGTTCAAAGAACGGGAAATCATGTTCCACGTATCTACGCTGCTACCGTACACCGAAGGTGATCCTCAACAGTTGCAACGGAAGCGACACATCGGTAACGATATCGTAGCGATCGTGTTTCAGGAAGAAAACACTCCCTTTTCACCGGCAATGATTGCGAGTCACTTCCTCCATGCATTCATCGTGGTTCAACCGCTAGAACCCAACACTCCCAACTGCCGCTATAAGATTTCAGTGACTGCTCGAGATGACGTACCGTTTTTCGGCCCAACTCTTCCCCAACCATCAGTATTTAAGAAGGGACCTGAGCTAAAAGAGTTTCTACTAACCAAACTGATCAACGCCGAAAATGCCTGCTACAAAGCGGACAAATTTGCGCAACTAGAACTACGAACCAGGACTTCGCTGCTGCAAAACCTGGTCGACGAACTGAAGGAGAAAACACGAGATTTCCTGGGAGCCGATCTGCTAGGAGCTCCAACGTCGCCCACTCCGGAAACACCCAAATCCGAGGGTGGCTTCACTGGTTCGCGTTTCATCGATACCGTGAAGAAAGCGCTTAACGCCAGATTGCGATCTCAGAACTCGGATCCCACCAACGGAATAGATTCcaatcaaaaacattcaatcAAAAAGTCCAAAGAGATTTCCGACGCTCCCTTCGGATCCGGACAGGGAATCAAC ATTGGTCGATCGCTTTCGAAAAGCAGTACAACGGGATCACGGAAATCGCCTAACGATTCGGTAGCCTCCTCACCTGACATCACTTCTCGCTGTTCGCTAAATCCAAACAATctgaataataataacaacaacagcaacgcaACTAACAATAACCATGGCGCCATTGGGGGTCACGGACCGAAAGGACCcagtaacaacaataacaacaacaacggaCCAGTCGCAATGTCCGAAACGAGTGATGATTCCAGTCTCAACAGTGTTGATCTCGATCCTATGG TTTTCCCAAACGTAGATGCCGGAGCGACCTACATCGATAGTGATACGGGGCTAGAATCGATGTCGTCGGCGGATGCGACTACGAAGGCTTGCTCGCTTTGTCTGGACGGAGGCGACCGGACGGAACGATCGACCAACGGTGGCGGCAGTGTGGTCAGCGTTAGCATCGGTACCGGCAGTACCGGTGGGGACAGCATTCGGGATCTCCGGAGCAGCACCGGTAGCAATGCTGCTATGGGATGTGTCGGCAGTGCCGGTTCCGGTCCTGGTGCCGGACTGATTATGGCGCAGGAAGTGGTACAGCAGCTCGACGGGTTCAAGCAGGAAATTACCCGACTCAAGTGTGATAAGCTGGATCTGCTGCGACAGAATGTG ACCTGCCAGCGAGACATCAAACGGCTCCGGGAACGGGAACTATCGTTGCAGGGCGATCTGGCTGCGGCCGGCAAAGAGATTCTGCGGCTACGTGATCTGCTGAAGGAGTACATGCCGGCAGCGGCAACGGAACCAATGTAA
- the LOC131432146 gene encoding rap1 GTPase-activating protein 1 isoform X6 has protein sequence MGVLRWRDLPGNRTSVSSSTNNNTINNNNNNTNNNTNSNNNRVENSREERISNPHGNNNDTTNNLTVQMSQQQQQQQQQQQQTRTLLRHSNSMSSNPHSNSSSTPASPHLLSNSSSGHLHHTLSNGSSLHHHPQYQSQSSVSSQSSSIISAIPPLQRLLEDHLSKAAPYPMIVLPNHGGYWIDGTDHDSGYDVPSLTTWRVGKIESDDTAKCYRRFFISREHSNLVGHDDQLGPVLLSIKSENVASQDHIRILLRLRTGTMHEIIPASCLGSNPSPIKMARLLNEQINVDSFMPVLCPKASTLIASYDEHVLVTNFKFGVLYQRYGQTAEEELFCNSDTTPAFEEFLDLLGQRIRLRDHKGYRGGLDIQNGHTGDTAVYEVFKEREIMFHVSTLLPYTEGDPQQLQRKRHIGNDIVAIVFQEENTPFSPAMIASHFLHAFIVVQPLEPNTPNCRYKISVTARDDVPFFGPTLPQPSVFKKGPELKEFLLTKLINAENACYKADKFAQLELRTRTSLLQNLVDELKEKTRDFLGADLLGAPTSPTPETPKSEGGFTGSRFIDTVKKALNARLRSQNSDPTNGIDSNQKHSIKKSKEISDAPFGSGQGINIGRSLSKSSTTGSRKSPNDSVASSPDITSRCSLNPNNLNNNNNNSNATNNNHGAIGGHGPKGPSNNNNNNNGPVAMSETSDDSSLNSVDLDPMVFPNVDAGATYIDSDTGLESMSSADATTKACSLCLDGGDRTERSTNGGGSVVSVSIGTGSTGGDSIRDLRSSTGSNAAMGCVGSAGSGPGAGLIMAQEVVQQLDGFKQEITRLKCDKLDLLRQNVTCQRDIKRLRERELSLQGDLAAAGKEILRLRDLLKEYMPAAATEPM, from the exons AATTCCCGTGAAGAACGAATCTCCAATCCTCACGGCAACAACAATGACACGACGAACAATCTCACCGTTCAAATGtctcaacaacaacagcagcagcagcaacaacaacaacaaacccgAACCCTTCTGCGGCACTCGAACTCAATGTCCTCGAATCCACACTCGAACTCTAGCTCGACTCCAGCGTCGCCGCATCTGCTCTCCAATAGCAGCAGCGGACACCTGCATCATACGCTCTCGAATGGCAGCTCCCTGCACCATCATCCGCAGTACCAGAGCCAATCGTCGGTAAGCTCCCAAAGTTCGTCAATCATTTCGGCAATCCCACCGCTTCAACGATTGCTAGAGGATCACCTCAGCAAAGCTGCCCCTTATCCGATGATTGTGCTACCGAACCACGGTGGTTACTGGATTGATGGAACCGATCATGATTCGGGATACGATGTTCCGTCACTGACGACTTGGCGAGTTGGAAAGATCGAATCCGATGATACGGCCAAGTGCTACCGACGGTTTTTCATCTCGCGTGAACACTCCAATCTGGTAGGTCACGATGATCAGCTTGGGCCGGTGTTACTCTCAATCAAATCGGAAAATGTAGCAAGTCAGGATCATATTCGAATACTGCTCCGGTTACGGACAGGAACCATGCATGAAATCATTCCAGCCTCTTGTCTCGGATCGAACCCATCACCGATTAAAATGGCACGGCTTCTGAACGAACAGATCAACGTGGACAGCTTTATGCCGGTGTTGTGCCCCAAAGCATCCACCTTGATTGCGAGCTACGATGAGCATGTGTTAGtcacaaatttcaaatttggtgTTCTCTACCAACGCTACGGTCAAACGGCCGAAGAGGAACTGTTCTGTAACAGTGATACGACGCCGGCTTTCGAGGAATTCCTTGATCTACTAGGTCAGCGAATACGATTACGCGATCACAAGGGTTACCGAGGGGGACTGGATATTCAGAATGGTCATACTGGCGATACTGCTGTCTACGAAGTGTTCAAAGAACGGGAAATCATGTTCCACGTATCTACGCTGCTACCGTACACCGAAGGTGATCCTCAACAGTTGCAACGGAAGCGACACATCGGTAACGATATCGTAGCGATCGTGTTTCAGGAAGAAAACACTCCCTTTTCACCGGCAATGATTGCGAGTCACTTCCTCCATGCATTCATCGTGGTTCAACCGCTAGAACCCAACACTCCCAACTGCCGCTATAAGATTTCAGTGACTGCTCGAGATGACGTACCGTTTTTCGGCCCAACTCTTCCCCAACCATCAGTATTTAAGAAGGGACCTGAGCTAAAAGAGTTTCTACTAACCAAACTGATCAACGCCGAAAATGCCTGCTACAAAGCGGACAAATTTGCGCAACTAGAACTACGAACCAGGACTTCGCTGCTGCAAAACCTGGTCGACGAACTGAAGGAGAAAACACGAGATTTCCTGGGAGCCGATCTGCTAGGAGCTCCAACGTCGCCCACTCCGGAAACACCCAAATCCGAGGGTGGCTTCACTGGTTCGCGTTTCATCGATACCGTGAAGAAAGCGCTTAACGCCAGATTGCGATCTCAGAACTCGGATCCCACCAACGGAATAGATTCcaatcaaaaacattcaatcAAAAAGTCCAAAGAGATTTCCGACGCTCCCTTCGGATCCGGACAGGGAATCAAC ATTGGTCGATCGCTTTCGAAAAGCAGTACAACGGGATCACGGAAATCGCCTAACGATTCGGTAGCCTCCTCACCTGACATCACTTCTCGCTGTTCGCTAAATCCAAACAATctgaataataataacaacaacagcaacgcaACTAACAATAACCATGGCGCCATTGGGGGTCACGGACCGAAAGGACCcagtaacaacaataacaacaacaacggaCCAGTCGCAATGTCCGAAACGAGTGATGATTCCAGTCTCAACAGTGTTGATCTCGATCCTATGG TTTTCCCAAACGTAGATGCCGGAGCGACCTACATCGATAGTGATACGGGGCTAGAATCGATGTCGTCGGCGGATGCGACTACGAAGGCTTGCTCGCTTTGTCTGGACGGAGGCGACCGGACGGAACGATCGACCAACGGTGGCGGCAGTGTGGTCAGCGTTAGCATCGGTACCGGCAGTACCGGTGGGGACAGCATTCGGGATCTCCGGAGCAGCACCGGTAGCAATGCTGCTATGGGATGTGTCGGCAGTGCCGGTTCCGGTCCTGGTGCCGGACTGATTATGGCGCAGGAAGTGGTACAGCAGCTCGACGGGTTCAAGCAGGAAATTACCCGACTCAAGTGTGATAAGCTGGATCTGCTGCGACAGAATGTG ACCTGCCAGCGAGACATCAAACGGCTCCGGGAACGGGAACTATCGTTGCAGGGCGATCTGGCTGCGGCCGGCAAAGAGATTCTGCGGCTACGTGATCTGCTGAAGGAGTACATGCCGGCAGCGGCAACGGAACCAATGTAA